One genomic window of Halococcus salifodinae DSM 8989 includes the following:
- the purE gene encoding 5-(carboxyamino)imidazole ribonucleotide mutase has translation MTETPETTATETTAATELDDLVASLEREADRDRPAETTPDVGIVMGSDSDLDTMYGAYEALFELGFAEVTDVDDPPENRFTFESYVVSAHRTPGLMYTYAETARDRGLDVIIAGAGGKSADLPNMVASIAYPIPVIGVPVQEKSVDSVIGMPTGAPIVAVDAGKSFNAGLSAVQTLAREHDELEDRLIDYHEDLTADVARVSRDLHDRGVEAFREDE, from the coding sequence ATGACTGAGACACCGGAGACGACCGCAACCGAGACGACTGCCGCCACCGAACTCGACGATCTCGTCGCTTCGCTTGAACGCGAGGCCGACCGTGACCGTCCCGCCGAGACCACCCCGGACGTAGGGATCGTGATGGGGTCGGACTCGGATCTCGACACGATGTACGGCGCGTACGAGGCGCTCTTCGAGCTCGGCTTCGCCGAAGTCACGGATGTCGACGACCCGCCCGAAAACCGATTCACGTTCGAGAGCTACGTGGTCTCGGCCCACCGGACACCCGGACTGATGTACACCTACGCCGAGACCGCCCGCGACCGGGGGCTTGACGTCATCATCGCGGGCGCAGGCGGGAAGTCGGCCGATCTCCCGAACATGGTCGCCTCGATCGCGTACCCGATTCCGGTGATCGGTGTCCCGGTCCAAGAGAAGTCGGTCGACTCGGTCATCGGGATGCCGACCGGCGCGCCGATCGTCGCGGTCGACGCGGGCAAGTCGTTCAACGCCGGACTGTCGGCGGTCCAGACCCTCGCGCGCGAGCACGACGAACTGGAAGACCGACTGATCGACTACCACGAGGACCTCACGGCCGACGTCGCGCGCGTCTCGCGTGATCTCCACGATCGAGGTGTCGAGGCGTTTCGGGAGGACGAATGA
- a CDS encoding NADH-quinone oxidoreductase subunit N: MAPLTALAPTLLLALTALALFVIDSIAPHSKNRTLFSGTATVGSLAALVAAGALLVTGTGTNGGVQFYGGQLVVDGMSLFFTIIFTSVATLVTVASYDYLAGETEQADYYTLVMLAATGMTLLASAGSLAVAFVSLELVSLPTYALVAFLKDNRGSVEAGLKYFLIGALSSAIFAYGISLVYAATGSLLFSDVAEAAAETDLTGVLGIGVLMVLGGFAFKTASVPFHFWAPEAYEGAPAPVSAFLSSASKAAGFVVAFRVFTVAFGLDITSSVDWVLAFQILAVVTMTLGNFAAATQDNVKRMLAYSSIGQAGYVLIGLAALGGGNNPSVLGMSMVHLFVYGFMNTGAFLFVALVEHWGSVGRTFEDYNGLGREAPIACVAMTVFMFSLAGIPLGGGFLSKYLLFYEAVGAGFWWLAAVGVVNSVLSLYYYSRVVKAMWLNDPSSDLSLGSYPIGLYTAVVAAGLVTVLLIPAFGLVTDPAIDAAAALFS, translated from the coding sequence ATGGCACCCCTGACCGCGCTCGCGCCGACGCTGCTGCTCGCTCTGACCGCGCTCGCGCTGTTCGTCATCGACAGTATCGCCCCGCACTCGAAGAACCGTACGCTGTTCTCGGGAACCGCGACGGTCGGCTCGCTGGCCGCGCTCGTCGCCGCCGGCGCGCTGCTGGTCACCGGGACGGGAACCAACGGTGGCGTCCAGTTCTACGGCGGTCAACTCGTCGTCGACGGGATGAGTCTCTTCTTCACGATCATCTTCACGAGCGTCGCGACGCTCGTGACGGTCGCGAGCTACGACTATCTCGCGGGCGAGACCGAGCAGGCTGATTACTACACGCTCGTGATGCTCGCCGCGACCGGGATGACGCTGCTCGCCTCCGCGGGGAGCCTCGCGGTCGCGTTCGTGAGCCTCGAACTCGTCTCGCTGCCGACGTACGCTCTCGTTGCCTTCCTGAAGGACAACCGTGGCAGCGTCGAAGCAGGACTGAAGTACTTCCTGATCGGCGCGCTCTCGTCGGCGATCTTCGCCTACGGGATCAGCCTCGTCTACGCCGCCACGGGAAGTCTGCTGTTCAGCGACGTCGCCGAGGCTGCTGCTGAAACCGATCTCACGGGCGTGCTCGGGATCGGCGTGCTGATGGTGCTCGGCGGGTTCGCGTTCAAGACCGCGAGCGTCCCGTTCCACTTCTGGGCACCGGAAGCGTACGAGGGTGCGCCGGCTCCGGTTTCGGCGTTCCTCTCCTCGGCCTCGAAGGCCGCCGGGTTCGTGGTGGCGTTCCGGGTCTTCACGGTGGCGTTCGGGCTCGACATCACCTCCAGTGTGGACTGGGTGCTCGCCTTCCAGATCCTCGCCGTCGTGACGATGACGCTCGGCAACTTCGCGGCCGCGACCCAGGACAACGTGAAGCGGATGTTGGCGTACTCGTCGATCGGTCAGGCGGGCTACGTCCTGATCGGGCTGGCGGCGCTCGGCGGCGGGAACAACCCGTCGGTGCTCGGGATGAGCATGGTCCACCTGTTCGTCTACGGGTTCATGAACACCGGTGCCTTCCTGTTCGTCGCGCTGGTCGAACACTGGGGCTCCGTGGGCAGGACGTTCGAGGACTACAACGGCCTCGGGCGTGAAGCACCGATCGCGTGCGTCGCGATGACGGTGTTCATGTTCAGCCTCGCGGGAATCCCGCTCGGCGGTGGGTTCCTCTCGAAGTACCTGCTGTTCTACGAAGCGGTCGGTGCGGGATTCTGGTGGCTCGCCGCCGTCGGCGTCGTCAACAGCGTGCTGTCGCTGTACTACTACAGCCGGGTCGTGAAGGCGATGTGGCTCAACGATCCGTCCAGCGATCTTTCCCTCGGTAGCTATCCGATCGGGCTGTACACCGCGGTGGTCGCCGCCGGTCTGGTGACGGTGCTCCTGATCCCTGCGTTCGGGCTCGTCACCGATCCGGCCATCGACGCTGCCGCCGCGCTGTTCTCCTGA
- the nuoL gene encoding NADH-quinone oxidoreductase subunit L, with protein MVAFDYAPAIALLPFASFVIALFGGRFLPKKGAFAGILATAGSLVLSIWMALTVAGGNTYNQELYTFVAAGEIELHLGVLIDPLAALMLIIVSLVALLVHVFSLGYMNDEGEPGLPRYYAGLGLFTASMLGFVIADNLFMAFMFFEMVGLCSWLLIGHWYRDDAPPSAAKKAFLVTRFGDYFFLVGVVGILATFSTANFAGEESFPGLAEAVLGGGSAGAVSTFGFAPETWFTILGLLVLGGVIGKSAQFPLHTWLPDAMEGPTPVSALIHAATMVAAGVYLVARMYGFYALLPTVLAIIAFIGGFTALFAATMAVVKREIKQVLAYSTISQYGYMMLALGAGGYVAATFHLMTHAFFKALLFLGAGSVIIAMHHNENMWKMGGLKDRMPVTYYTFLAGSLALAGIFPFAGFWSKDEVLYEALIHGLGSSPLLLGAYAMGLLAVPITAFYTFRMVLLTFHGEPRSETARNPHGVGWNVKAPLVVLGVLAVVAGFINMLPVQKVLGIEGIDFLHQWLDGGFEGLTAHHYGDLTGYTSGYIGSESITVLLGVVVSLGLALAGAGLAYTLYRGPDPDHHTDRLGNAKTVLMSNYYQDEYQVWLADATARVARAADTFDQGIIDGTVNGVSSVSLFSGSRIKRIQTGIVTNYAALLSLGLVALLVIFGLIGGWF; from the coding sequence ATGGTGGCATTCGACTACGCACCCGCGATTGCACTCCTGCCCTTTGCATCGTTCGTGATTGCACTCTTTGGCGGCCGATTCCTGCCGAAGAAGGGCGCGTTCGCGGGTATTCTCGCGACGGCCGGCTCGCTCGTGCTCTCGATCTGGATGGCGCTCACTGTCGCCGGCGGCAACACGTACAACCAGGAACTATACACGTTCGTCGCCGCCGGGGAGATCGAACTCCATCTCGGGGTGCTGATCGATCCGCTCGCGGCGCTCATGCTGATCATCGTCTCGCTGGTCGCCCTCCTCGTTCACGTGTTCAGTCTCGGCTACATGAACGACGAGGGCGAGCCGGGACTGCCCCGGTACTACGCCGGGCTCGGCCTCTTCACGGCGAGCATGCTCGGGTTCGTGATCGCCGACAACCTGTTCATGGCGTTCATGTTCTTCGAGATGGTCGGTCTGTGCTCGTGGCTGCTGATCGGTCACTGGTACCGCGACGACGCCCCGCCGAGCGCGGCGAAGAAGGCGTTTCTGGTGACTCGCTTCGGGGACTACTTCTTCCTCGTCGGCGTCGTCGGGATCCTCGCGACGTTCAGTACCGCGAACTTCGCCGGTGAGGAGAGCTTCCCTGGGCTGGCCGAGGCGGTACTCGGCGGGGGGAGTGCGGGCGCGGTCTCGACCTTCGGGTTCGCCCCCGAAACGTGGTTCACGATCCTTGGTCTCCTCGTCCTCGGTGGCGTGATCGGGAAGTCGGCGCAGTTCCCGCTCCACACCTGGCTCCCCGACGCGATGGAGGGCCCGACGCCTGTTTCGGCACTGATCCACGCCGCGACGATGGTCGCCGCCGGTGTGTATCTCGTCGCCCGGATGTACGGCTTCTACGCCCTGCTGCCCACCGTGCTCGCGATCATCGCGTTCATCGGCGGGTTCACCGCCCTCTTTGCGGCGACGATGGCGGTCGTCAAGCGTGAGATCAAGCAGGTGCTCGCGTACTCGACCATCTCACAGTACGGGTACATGATGCTCGCACTCGGTGCCGGTGGGTACGTCGCCGCGACCTTCCACCTGATGACCCACGCCTTCTTCAAGGCGCTGCTGTTCCTCGGTGCCGGCTCGGTCATCATCGCGATGCACCACAACGAGAACATGTGGAAGATGGGTGGGCTGAAGGATCGGATGCCCGTGACGTACTACACCTTCCTCGCGGGCTCGCTCGCGCTCGCCGGAATCTTCCCGTTCGCGGGCTTCTGGTCGAAAGACGAGGTGCTCTACGAGGCGCTGATCCACGGGCTCGGATCGAGCCCGCTCTTGCTCGGTGCGTACGCCATGGGGCTGCTCGCGGTGCCGATCACCGCCTTCTACACCTTCCGGATGGTGCTGCTCACCTTCCACGGCGAACCACGCAGTGAGACGGCTAGAAATCCACACGGAGTCGGCTGGAACGTCAAAGCTCCCCTCGTCGTGCTCGGGGTGCTGGCGGTCGTCGCCGGCTTCATCAACATGCTGCCAGTACAGAAAGTTCTCGGGATCGAGGGGATCGACTTCCTCCACCAGTGGCTCGACGGCGGGTTCGAGGGGCTGACTGCCCACCACTACGGTGACCTCACTGGCTACACGAGCGGCTACATCGGCAGCGAGTCCATAACTGTGCTGCTCGGCGTGGTCGTCTCGCTCGGGCTGGCGCTCGCCGGCGCGGGTCTGGCCTACACCCTCTACCGCGGCCCCGATCCCGACCACCACACCGATCGACTCGGTAACGCGAAGACGGTTCTCATGAGCAACTACTACCAAGACGAGTATCAGGTCTGGCTGGCCGACGCGACCGCGCGGGTCGCCCGCGCGGCCGACACGTTCGACCAGGGTATCATCGACGGCACCGTCAACGGCGTGTCGAGCGTGAGCCTGTTTTCGGGCAGCCGGATCAAACGGATTCAAACTGGGATCGTGACGAACTACGCTGCGCTTCTCTCGCTCGGGCTGGTCGCGCTGCTGGTGATCTTCGGCCTGATCGGGGGGTGGTTCTGA
- a CDS encoding NADH-quinone oxidoreductase subunit J has product MAALPYEAIAFALFALVTVASSLGVVLVEDVWHSALLLGVSLLSVAVHYVMLNAEFLAAMQILVYVGGVLILITFAVMLTRTDDPKEAVS; this is encoded by the coding sequence ATGGCAGCCTTACCGTACGAGGCGATTGCGTTCGCGCTGTTCGCACTCGTCACCGTGGCGAGCAGTCTCGGGGTGGTCCTCGTGGAGGACGTGTGGCACTCCGCGCTGCTGCTCGGGGTGTCGCTGTTGAGCGTCGCCGTCCACTACGTGATGCTCAACGCGGAGTTCCTCGCGGCGATGCAGATCCTCGTCTACGTCGGCGGGGTGCTCATCCTGATCACCTTCGCCGTGATGCTCACCCGAACCGATGATCCGAAGGAGGCGGTCTCGTGA
- a CDS encoding complex I subunit 4 family protein, with protein MLIEILLALCLLGALVVFVLPDDYAPVGALVASLFPLVTSFLMWFGFDGSGNAFLEGGTLAYETMAQWISVGPYAINWHVGVDGISMPLVVMTTVLTTLAILTAWTPIDERRSQFYGLVLFLETGLLGVFVALDFFAWLVFWEIVLIPMYMLIGVWGGPRRKYAAIKFFVYTNVATLVMFLGFAALVFGLGDAVTSLDMPAIAQALRAGELGSLGGVGPDTLKLIAFVAMFAGFAVKVPIVPVHTWLPDAHVEAPTPASVLLAGVLLKMGTYALLRFNFTMLPDTASQLAPYIAILAVVSVIYGAMLALAQQDLKRIVAYSSISSMGFVILGLVAYTEFGLGGATFQMLSHGLISGLLFACVGVIYNTTHSRMVGDMAGLADRMPVTTAMFVAGCFAYMGLPFMAGFMGEYFIFQGSFAADFAGSMVFTAIAMFGIVIVAGYLLYAMQRTLFGEFRLDTDYTIGRAAFHDVVPLAVLVICIIGLGTAPDVFFGMIQDAVGPLLGGGA; from the coding sequence ATGCTGATCGAGATCCTGCTCGCGCTCTGTCTGCTCGGCGCGCTGGTCGTGTTCGTCCTCCCGGACGACTACGCACCTGTCGGCGCGCTGGTCGCGAGCCTCTTCCCACTGGTGACGAGTTTCCTGATGTGGTTCGGGTTCGACGGCTCGGGCAACGCCTTCCTCGAAGGTGGCACGCTGGCGTACGAGACGATGGCCCAGTGGATTTCGGTGGGTCCGTACGCGATCAACTGGCACGTCGGTGTCGACGGGATCAGCATGCCGCTCGTCGTCATGACGACCGTGCTGACGACGCTCGCGATCCTGACGGCGTGGACGCCGATCGACGAGCGCCGTTCGCAGTTCTACGGCCTCGTTCTGTTCCTCGAAACCGGCCTGCTCGGCGTGTTCGTCGCGCTCGACTTCTTTGCGTGGCTCGTCTTCTGGGAGATCGTGCTGATCCCGATGTACATGCTGATCGGGGTCTGGGGCGGCCCTCGCCGGAAGTACGCCGCGATCAAGTTCTTCGTCTACACCAACGTCGCGACGCTCGTGATGTTCCTCGGCTTCGCCGCGCTGGTGTTCGGGCTCGGCGATGCGGTCACGAGCCTCGACATGCCCGCGATCGCCCAGGCGCTCCGGGCTGGCGAGCTCGGCTCGCTCGGCGGCGTCGGACCGGACACGCTCAAACTGATCGCGTTCGTCGCGATGTTCGCCGGCTTCGCGGTCAAAGTGCCGATCGTGCCGGTCCACACGTGGCTGCCCGACGCTCACGTCGAGGCCCCGACGCCTGCATCGGTGTTGCTGGCGGGCGTCCTCCTGAAGATGGGGACCTATGCGCTGCTCCGATTCAACTTCACGATGCTGCCCGATACGGCCTCACAGCTCGCGCCCTACATCGCGATCCTCGCGGTGGTGAGCGTGATCTACGGCGCGATGCTCGCACTCGCCCAGCAGGACCTCAAACGGATCGTGGCGTACTCGTCGATCTCGTCGATGGGGTTCGTCATTCTAGGTCTCGTGGCGTACACCGAGTTCGGTCTGGGCGGGGCGACCTTCCAGATGCTCTCGCACGGCCTGATCTCCGGGCTGCTGTTCGCGTGTGTCGGCGTGATCTACAACACGACCCACAGCCGGATGGTGGGCGACATGGCGGGGCTCGCCGACCGGATGCCGGTCACCACCGCCATGTTCGTCGCGGGCTGTTTCGCCTACATGGGGCTGCCGTTCATGGCGGGCTTCATGGGCGAGTACTTCATCTTCCAGGGCTCGTTCGCCGCCGACTTCGCGGGCTCGATGGTGTTCACCGCGATCGCGATGTTCGGCATCGTGATCGTGGCGGGCTACCTGCTGTACGCGATGCAGCGCACGCTGTTCGGTGAGTTCCGACTCGACACCGACTACACGATCGGCCGGGCTGCCTTCCACGACGTGGTGCCCCTCGCGGTGCTCGTGATCTGTATCATCGGACTCGGCACCGCGCCCGACGTGTTCTTCGGGATGATCCAGGACGCGGTCGGTCCACTGCTGGGGGGTGGTGCCTGA
- the nuoK gene encoding NADH-quinone oxidoreductase subunit NuoK: protein MVPAQYYLVLSAAMFCIGLFGILTRRNALVFLMSVEIMLTAGNINFVAFSLQYGNLTGQVFSLFTIALAAAEVAVGIGIILVLYRNFRGVDVTKATTMRW, encoded by the coding sequence ATGGTCCCCGCTCAGTACTATCTCGTGCTCTCGGCCGCGATGTTCTGCATCGGGCTGTTCGGCATCTTGACGCGGCGGAACGCGTTGGTGTTCCTGATGAGCGTCGAGATCATGCTCACCGCCGGCAACATCAACTTCGTCGCGTTCTCGCTTCAGTACGGGAACCTCACCGGACAGGTGTTCAGCCTGTTCACGATCGCGCTCGCCGCGGCGGAAGTCGCGGTCGGTATCGGTATCATCCTCGTCCTCTACCGCAACTTCCGCGGCGTGGACGTAACGAAAGCGACGACTATGAGGTGGTAA
- a CDS encoding NuoI/complex I 23 kDa subunit family protein: MIGILKSMATTMKHALDGSTFTVEYPDVAPEVSPRFRGVHKFSQERCIWCRQCENVCPNDTIQIVMDEQRNGEQYNLHIGQCIYCRLCEEVCPVDAILLTQNFEFTGDTKDDLAYNKEQLKNVPWYKDIDPLESREPDRGAWIGEGEGEVDYQ, translated from the coding sequence ATGATCGGAATCCTCAAATCGATGGCAACGACGATGAAACACGCGCTCGACGGCTCGACCTTTACTGTCGAGTACCCCGATGTCGCACCCGAGGTCAGCCCCCGTTTCCGGGGCGTCCACAAGTTCAGCCAGGAGCGCTGCATCTGGTGTCGCCAGTGTGAGAACGTCTGTCCGAACGACACGATCCAGATCGTGATGGACGAACAACGGAATGGCGAGCAGTACAACCTCCACATCGGCCAGTGCATCTACTGCCGGCTGTGTGAGGAGGTTTGCCCTGTGGACGCCATCCTCCTGACCCAGAACTTCGAGTTCACTGGCGACACCAAGGACGACCTCGCGTACAACAAAGAACAGCTGAAGAACGTCCCGTGGTACAAGGACATCGACCCGCTTGAGTCCAGAGAGCCCGATCGCGGTGCGTGGATCGGGGAGGGCGAAGGCGAAGTCGACTATCAGTAA
- a CDS encoding NADH-quinone oxidoreductase subunit A — protein MNPWIAIGALAVVGVAVPLTMIVVSSLLRPSVPEQGKSAVYESGEVPTGNTRIRFNIQYYMVALLFVIFDIETVLIFPWTVIYRDAVANPEIGLVPALVPMLVFIGILVVGLAWAWRNGAVQWIRNEQSSGTRAR, from the coding sequence ATGAATCCGTGGATAGCTATCGGCGCGCTGGCGGTCGTCGGGGTCGCCGTCCCGCTGACGATGATCGTCGTATCGAGCCTGCTGCGACCCAGCGTGCCCGAGCAGGGGAAATCCGCCGTGTACGAGAGCGGCGAGGTTCCGACGGGCAACACCCGCATCCGGTTCAACATCCAGTACTACATGGTCGCGCTGCTGTTCGTGATCTTCGACATCGAGACCGTCCTGATCTTCCCGTGGACGGTCATCTACCGCGACGCCGTCGCGAACCCGGAGATCGGGTTGGTGCCGGCGCTCGTCCCCATGCTGGTGTTCATCGGTATCCTCGTCGTCGGCCTCGCGTGGGCGTGGCGTAACGGCGCGGTACAGTGGATTCGGAACGAACAGTCGAGCGGCACCCGAGCACGATAA
- a CDS encoding NADH-quinone oxidoreductase subunit B — MSSDTLTNAEADAQTTQESRMGEGADNRFNSKLREAFGSSPFVLTKFDSFMNWVRSSSMFMLQFGIACCSIEMMHTYAVKHDLDRFGAGVPRASPRQADVIIVPGTIVSKFGPRMKRVYDQMPEPKFVVSMGSCTISGGPFQQGYNVVKGAEEIIPVDIHVPGCPPRPEALVYGVAKLQERIGEGETAPVTVKPYELEEFGDLERDELVTKLADDIDEDTLVMRYNWNDSP; from the coding sequence ATGAGCAGCGACACACTCACGAACGCGGAGGCGGACGCACAGACCACCCAGGAGTCCCGGATGGGTGAGGGCGCTGACAACCGATTCAACTCCAAACTCCGGGAGGCGTTCGGCTCCTCGCCGTTCGTCCTCACGAAGTTCGATTCGTTCATGAACTGGGTCCGGAGCTCCTCGATGTTCATGCTCCAGTTCGGGATCGCGTGCTGTAGCATCGAGATGATGCACACCTACGCGGTGAAACACGACCTCGACCGCTTCGGTGCGGGCGTGCCGCGCGCCTCGCCCCGGCAGGCCGACGTGATCATCGTTCCCGGAACGATCGTCTCGAAGTTCGGCCCGCGGATGAAGCGGGTGTACGACCAGATGCCCGAGCCGAAGTTCGTGGTCTCGATGGGGTCGTGTACCATCTCTGGAGGTCCGTTCCAGCAGGGATACAACGTCGTGAAGGGCGCAGAAGAGATCATCCCGGTCGACATCCACGTTCCGGGGTGTCCACCCCGGCCCGAGGCGCTGGTCTACGGCGTCGCCAAGCTCCAGGAGCGTATCGGCGAGGGCGAGACTGCCCCCGTGACCGTGAAACCCTACGAGCTCGAAGAGTTCGGCGACCTCGAACGCGACGAGCTGGTCACCAAGCTCGCCGACGACATCGACGAGGACACGCTCGTGATGCGGTACAACTGGAACGATTCGCCATGA
- a CDS encoding NADH-quinone oxidoreductase subunit J yields MTTRPELKTDGNFLPGLIAVALFGVLAAVFLTASFPDPAGFAGDGSITASIGYAMFNLPGGVHPSEGFLVAFIVIAVVLDAALDASVMLAKTEEDGRIGGALRFGSNGTDDARADDSSARTDGGRDRTRSEEGR; encoded by the coding sequence GTGACGACTCGCCCCGAACTGAAGACCGATGGGAACTTTCTGCCCGGGCTGATCGCGGTCGCGCTGTTCGGCGTGCTCGCGGCTGTCTTTCTGACGGCCTCGTTCCCGGACCCGGCCGGCTTCGCCGGCGACGGGTCGATCACCGCCTCGATCGGCTACGCGATGTTCAACCTCCCCGGCGGCGTCCACCCGAGCGAGGGCTTTCTCGTCGCGTTCATCGTCATCGCGGTCGTCCTCGACGCCGCACTCGATGCGTCGGTGATGCTCGCGAAGACCGAGGAAGACGGCCGGATCGGCGGCGCGCTCCGATTCGGATCGAACGGCACCGACGACGCCCGAGCTGACGACAGTTCCGCCCGCACCGACGGCGGTCGTGATCGGACCCGCAGCGAGGAGGGACGCTGA
- a CDS encoding DUF302 domain-containing protein: MEQVLPIAKQFVAGADGGDAVGNGLVTAESDESVPATVERIKGRIRENGLTLVTTLDHAVNAASVGMELRPTTLLVFGNPNAGTPLMQASQTTAIDLPQKMLVYEDEDRRTNVVYNSPAYLAARHDITGQDERLDTIDSVLEALAGGDVNRSKADPSALLDGGNGVVTAAGGESVDATADRIQSTLQSADGISIVATVDHAANADSVGMELRPTTAVLFGNPKLGTPLMQASQTAGIDLPQKLLVYEDDSGAVRVGYNDPQYVAERHGITGQNERLATIENALRSIAIGQ, from the coding sequence ATGGAGCAGGTGCTCCCGATCGCGAAGCAGTTCGTCGCCGGCGCTGACGGTGGAGATGCTGTCGGCAACGGGCTCGTGACCGCCGAAAGCGACGAGAGCGTTCCGGCGACCGTCGAGCGGATCAAAGGGCGAATCAGGGAGAACGGGCTGACCCTCGTGACGACCCTCGACCACGCCGTGAACGCCGCTTCGGTCGGGATGGAGCTTCGACCGACGACGCTGCTGGTCTTCGGCAACCCGAACGCCGGCACGCCGCTGATGCAGGCGAGTCAAACCACCGCTATCGATCTGCCTCAGAAGATGCTGGTCTACGAGGACGAAGACCGTAGGACGAACGTGGTCTACAACAGTCCGGCGTATCTCGCGGCACGACACGACATCACCGGCCAGGACGAACGCCTCGACACGATCGACAGCGTGCTCGAAGCGCTCGCCGGTGGTGACGTGAACCGATCGAAGGCGGACCCGAGCGCACTCCTCGACGGCGGCAACGGGGTCGTGACCGCTGCGGGCGGCGAGAGCGTGGATGCGACCGCCGATCGCATCCAGAGCACACTCCAATCGGCCGACGGAATCTCGATCGTGGCGACCGTCGACCACGCCGCGAACGCTGACTCGGTCGGGATGGAGCTCCGGCCGACCACGGCCGTCCTGTTCGGCAATCCGAAACTCGGCACGCCGCTGATGCAGGCGAGCCAAACGGCGGGGATCGACCTGCCACAGAAGCTGCTCGTCTACGAGGACGACAGCGGGGCGGTCAGGGTGGGATACAACGATCCGCAGTACGTCGCCGAGCGTCATGGAATCACCGGCCAGAACGAGCGCCTGGCGACGATCGAGAACGCGCTCCGATCGATCGCTATTGGACAGTAG
- a CDS encoding complex I subunit 1/NuoH family protein: protein MSPSEVLFQAANASNATNATNGTAGANATNATGAANATNASAGGAVGGGSTFPETLSQLLGFGANPDPGLQFVFGLIGASLIAVIFLTFAAVGGIWGKRKITAAFTDRIAVNRVGPFGLLIIVADAVRLLSKEVIIPDSADRPAFDIAPFLVPFSALLGFAVIPLGTGLQLADPETGFVFVFAASSIASLGLLMSGYASNNKYSFLGGLRALAQNIAYEIPLIVTAASVVVFAGTLRMSEIVAMQSEALITIAGVSIPSWFAFVNPFAFVLFLIANLAEVGRNPFDTPEAPGELVAGYMTEYSGAYFVLLYLGEFLHIFLGGAIIATLFLGGPAGPVLPGIVWMLLKILAVYLFTQWARSAIPRVRIDQLIEIGWKGLLVMSFANLVLTAIIVGFIA from the coding sequence ATGAGCCCGAGTGAGGTCCTGTTTCAGGCGGCGAACGCCTCGAACGCCACCAACGCAACGAACGGCACCGCTGGGGCGAACGCGACGAACGCGACCGGCGCAGCCAACGCCACGAACGCCTCTGCGGGCGGCGCGGTCGGGGGTGGATCGACGTTTCCGGAGACGCTGAGCCAGCTCCTCGGATTCGGTGCGAACCCCGATCCGGGGCTCCAGTTCGTCTTCGGGTTGATCGGCGCGTCGTTGATCGCGGTGATCTTCCTCACGTTCGCGGCGGTCGGAGGGATCTGGGGCAAGCGAAAGATCACGGCGGCCTTTACCGACCGGATCGCGGTCAACCGGGTCGGCCCGTTCGGCCTGCTGATCATCGTGGCCGACGCCGTCCGGCTCCTCTCGAAGGAGGTCATCATCCCCGACAGCGCCGATCGGCCAGCGTTCGACATCGCACCGTTCCTCGTGCCGTTCTCGGCGCTGCTTGGCTTCGCGGTGATCCCGCTGGGAACCGGCCTCCAGCTCGCCGACCCCGAGACCGGGTTCGTGTTCGTGTTCGCCGCGTCGTCGATCGCGTCGCTCGGCCTGTTGATGTCGGGCTACGCATCGAACAACAAGTACTCGTTCCTCGGCGGGCTGCGCGCGCTCGCCCAGAACATCGCCTACGAGATCCCGCTCATCGTGACTGCGGCCTCGGTCGTCGTCTTTGCCGGAACGCTCCGAATGAGTGAGATCGTCGCGATGCAGAGCGAGGCGCTCATCACGATCGCTGGCGTCTCGATCCCATCGTGGTTCGCGTTCGTCAACCCGTTCGCGTTCGTGCTGTTCCTGATCGCGAACCTCGCGGAGGTCGGACGGAACCCGTTCGACACGCCCGAAGCGCCCGGCGAACTCGTCGCAGGGTACATGACCGAGTACTCCGGTGCGTACTTCGTGCTGCTCTACCTCGGTGAGTTCCTCCACATCTTCCTTGGCGGCGCGATCATCGCGACGCTCTTCTTGGGCGGTCCGGCCGGGCCGGTGCTCCCGGGAATCGTCTGGATGCTGCTCAAGATCCTCGCGGTCTACCTGTTCACCCAGTGGGCGCGGTCGGCGATCCCACGGGTCCGGATCGATCAGCTCATCGAGATCGGCTGGAAGGGGCTGCTCGTGATGAGTTTCGCCAACCTCGTGCTCACGGCGATCATCGTGGGCTTCATCGCCTGA